One window of Candidatus Nitrospira kreftii genomic DNA carries:
- a CDS encoding Trehalose 6-phosphate phosphatase: MDYLLTDKGRENLETLLNGHSLYAFDFDGTLSKIVPDSDAARLGRSVRFWFEALAKRAPTAVISGRSLEDLRSRIGTTVPDLIGNHGSEGPHVVQAAMQQVREICHGWLRLITDRFQAELAQSGVLLETKSYSFSFHYRTVERRHEARTLISRIVAELSPSPRIVLGKSVVNVMPPSAWHKGTALLECMRRFGCTTALYVGDDETDEDVFSLGDHRILTVRIGKKNTSSARFFLKRQTEITQVLRLLVERCG, from the coding sequence ATGGATTATCTGTTGACGGACAAAGGAAGAGAGAATCTTGAGACTCTCCTGAATGGACATTCCCTCTATGCCTTTGATTTCGATGGGACTTTATCCAAGATCGTTCCTGATTCGGATGCCGCTCGACTGGGGCGCTCCGTCCGTTTCTGGTTCGAGGCGCTCGCGAAGCGCGCTCCAACAGCCGTTATCTCAGGGCGGTCCTTGGAAGATTTGCGATCACGTATTGGGACAACTGTCCCTGATCTGATCGGGAACCATGGTTCAGAAGGCCCTCATGTTGTGCAGGCGGCCATGCAGCAGGTCCGAGAGATATGCCATGGTTGGCTGCGACTGATCACCGATCGATTTCAAGCTGAGTTGGCCCAGTCCGGGGTGCTCCTCGAGACAAAGTCCTATTCGTTCTCATTCCACTATCGAACGGTGGAACGGCGTCATGAGGCGCGAACGTTGATCTCCCGCATTGTTGCGGAATTATCTCCTTCCCCTCGGATTGTTCTTGGGAAATCGGTCGTCAATGTCATGCCTCCGTCGGCGTGGCACAAGGGAACCGCGTTACTGGAATGTATGCGGCGCTTTGGCTGTACGACCGCCCTTTATGTGGGAGACGACGAAACGGATGAAGACGTGTTTAGCTTGGGCGATCACCGTATATTGACCGTGAGGATTGGGAAGAAGAACACCTCATCCGCTCGGTTTTTCTTGAAACGTCAGACGGAAATTACGCAGGTTTTACGACTGCTGGTAGAAAGGTGTGGTTGA